The [Clostridium] celerecrescens 18A genomic sequence GACAGCCGCCTGATACAGGCCACCGTTTCCTTCACGGCCTGTTCCCCTGTCATGGCAGACGCCCCAGGCAGTTTAAGTCCCTCTGCCACCTTCTTATACCGTTCCGCGGCTTCCGGCCTGCTTCCATTAAATTCCATGACAAAAGGCAGCAAAACCGCATTGCAGATGCCGTGAGGCAGGTTCATAAGCCCTCCAAGAGAATGGGCCATGGCATGCACCATGCCAAGACCTGCATTGGAAAATGCCATGCCTGCGCTGTATTCCGCATAAGCCATCATTTCCCTGGCCTTTTCATTGCTTCCGTCAGCCACCGCTTCCGGAAGGTATGTACCAATCACGCCCATTGCCCAAAGGGCATCCTTATCCGTATATGGGGTCGCCCGTTTTGCCACAGCCGCTTCAACGGCATGGGTCATGGCATCCATTCCTGTGGAAGCCGTAAGGGCTTTTGGCATGCTCATCATTAAGTCCACATCATTAACGGCTATGGTAACCATACAGTTCGGGTCTACCATACACATTTTAGAATGTCTCACCGGGTCGGTCACGATATAGAACGAGGTAACCTCAGAACCGGTTCCCGCAGTGGTATTCACCGCAACTATGGGCATTCCTGGATTAAGAGAGCGTTCTACCCCTTCATAGTCCTCCACCTTACCGCCGTTTGTCATCACAATGCTGACTGCCTTTGCCGTATCTATGGCAGAGCCACCGCCCACAGCCACCAGAAGGTCCACTTCCAGGGCCTTAGCAGCCTCCAGGCAGTCACCTACAACCATGGTGGTGGGATTGGGCTCAACCAAGTAGTAAATGGCGTATTCCATCCCGGCTTTTAAAAGACAGGCTCCCACTTTGTCACCGGTACCATTTTTATACAGGAAGGGGTCCGTAACGATAAGTCCCCGTTTAAACCCCCGTTTCTTAAGCTCATCCGGCAGCAGCCCGATGGAACCGCGGCCAAAAAAACTGGTCCCTACTGCATTGATCCTCTCAAGTGCCATAAATGGCCTCCTTAGAATTCTATATTTCTGAAATCTCCCGGATCGATCCGTTTCAGCGCGCTCAGTTCTTCCTTTGTAGGAAGGGGCGTATAGGCGATATGGGAGTATTTTATTGGAAATCCGGTATTTTCCTGTACCTCCTCTAAGCTGGAAGTTGGGTGGATGGTTTCAAGAACCATTTCTCCATGTTCCATTTTAAAGATGCATAAGGGGGTGATGATCCGTTCCACATTTCCCCTGGTAGTTACAAAATCCACCTGATTCACAAAGGTGCGCTTATCATGCTTTGTCCTCCAGAGAATCGCCCTCTTTGCCGTTGGTATAAGAACAGCACTTCCTGCTCCTCCAGGCATCCTCACCTTTGGTTTTTTGTAATCTCCGATAACCGACGCATTGACATTGCCATGGGAATCAAACTGGATTCCGCTTAAGAATGCCACATCTAACCCCCCTCTCATGGCCAGGTCAAATACTTCCATTAAAGGAAAATATGAAGTGGAACGTTCCAAAAGCTCCGGGCCTGCACTGGTATACTTTTTAAGCCTCACCGGATCCGGGTCTGTTCCTCCCGGGATATTCAAATGTACAGCTCCCGGTGCATGAAGCGCTTTTGCAAGCAGCAGCGCAATCATGGGCATATGGGAGGATACTCCGTGAAAAACCTTGCTGCCGTCAGGTATGAGGCGGGCCATGGCGCAGACCATAATATCGCAGACTCTGTTTTTTTCTTCCATCATGCCATGTCCCCCTTATCCTTTGTAATCGGACTTTTCAAATGCCTTTAAATAGACATTCAGGCCGTCCAAATCTTTCAGCCCTTTAAATTCCTTTAGATTCTTTCCGTCAATATCATAAGAACCCGGACAAGAACATGGTGCAGCCCCTTTGGGGACCCTGACAACTGCTTCCACCAGAAAATGAGGAATATCCGCCTTTTTTGAACTTCCGGTAAACGCAGATCCATGGACGATATTCTCTGCTGTCAGGATGACCCTTTTGGCTGCCCTGGAAAACAGGACATCCTCAAATAATGGCCCTGTGATCCTGGCGTTCCCCTCTTCATCCGCCTCCTGTACATGAATAACCGCAACCTCCGGCCTTATGGCCTTTACCACTGTCACCGGCTCCTTTGTAAACGGATCCTCGACCCGTATGAAATAATCATTGGCATCGATTAAGTCGCTGATCACAAGCCCCTTTACAGGCATGAATCCCACTCCGTAGCTGGCGGCACGGAGCGCGGAGATCACCGTATAACAGGCGTGCTCGTTCCCTTTGACAGCTCCGCTTTCAACGGCCCTGCGGTAATGTCCGGCCAGGGAATATTCACTTTCATAGCTGATAAAGCCGGCATCTACGCTGGAAACACAGCCTCCGAAACAAAGCATGTCCACATCCATGGCTCCTGCTGTCTTTACCAGCTTTAAGTCTCTTTTTTTCTGACGCACCAGTTCCCGTACCATCGCCATGGGCGCCCGATGGAGCACATTGCCGCCTAGGCCAAGAATATCTCCGTCATAGATCCGGGCGGCCGCCTCCTGCAAAGTCATTATTTTGCTCATGGTCTGACCTCACTTTCTATCCTGCACTCCTTTATTTCGCTGCATTGCAGGCAATCTGGATGGCATCCCATACCCCGGAAAAGGGAGGTGCATAAATGAGATCCGTCATTCCAAGCTCTGCCGTTGTCATCCTGCAATGAATTGCCACAGCAAATACATCTGCCCGCAAAACAGCCCCCTTTTGTCCGCAGGTCTGTGCACCAAGCAGCCTTTTTGTACCTTTTTCATAGATCAGCTTTATGGTGATCGGCGTTGGATCCGGATAGTACGCCGGATGGTCATTGGCCTGGATAACCAAAGTCTTATAATCCTTAGTTAGTCGTATGGCATCTCCTTCTCCCATACCCGTACGTCCAAGCTCCAGCCCGCAAACCTTGATCGCCGCAGACCCAAGGGCACCGATAAACGCTTCATGGCCCCCTGCTAAATTGGCGCCTGCGATTCTGCCGCATTTGTTCGCAACTGTTCCAAGAGCCAAAAAGCTGTCTTCCTCTAATACTTCGTTATAGACTAAAATACAGTCTCCCGCCGCATACACATCCGGAATAGAGGTTCTCATTTCCTGGTCCACAATGAGGCCACCGTTTTTCCCCATGGTGATTCCTGTGTTCTTCAGAAATTCCGTACAGGGACGGACACCCACGGCAACGATCACCAGATCCGCATCGTAGGTTCCCTTATCTGTTTTTACACCTTTTACATAAAGACCGTCTCCATAAAACCCTTCCACCTTTTCTCCGGTGTTAAGAAGGACCCCTGACTTTACCAACTCCTCATGGGCCAGGGCAGCGATTTGCTCGTCAAAGGGCATAAGGATTCTGGGCGCTGCCTCAAGCATACGGACATTCTTTCCCAGATTCAAAAATGCTTCCGCACACTCCACTCCGATATATCCGCCTCCAACGATGACGATGTTTTGGACTTCCGGCATTTTTGCATATTCCTTTAAAAAGATGCCGTCTTCCATGGACTTAAGAACATGGACTCCCATAAGCTCCTTGCCCGGAAAGGGAGGAACCACAGCCGATGCCCCAACAGCTATCATTAATTTATCATAAGAATCCGTAAATTCCTGACCGTTTTCAAGGTTCTTTACAAGGACCTCTTTCCTTTCCACGTCAACGGATTGTACCTCGTGGCGGAGGAAGGTTTCTATGCCCATCTTAGTGAAGGTCTCCCGTGAACGGGCGATCATCTTGCGGTAATCATCGTTATAGTCCCCTACATAGTAGGGAAGTCCGCACGCTCCATAAGAGAGAAAGCCTCCCTTTTCATAGACCGTTACTTTCGCGTCCGGGTCGACCCTGCGGATCTTGGAGGCGGCACTCATTCCTGCCGCTACTCCTCCAATTATAATAATCTTCATGTTTTCTCCCTGATTATATCGTTACCGTTCGGTCATGCTATTTATCTTATGCCCGGCTTCCTTCATGGCTTCTTCTGCTGTCTTTTTTCCGGAAAATGCCTCAAAGATTTTCTCATAAAGGACTCCGTTTTTCTCCCCTGCCTTTGACAGATCGGGAAGGGGTCTTGCAAGTTCTATCATCTTCTGCTGTACCGGAAACCAGGGGCAGTCACCGGCCCCTTTCAGATAGCTTCCTCTTCTTACTGGAGCACCACTCTTTCTTCCCACCTTCTGATCCACCTCCGGTGACCGAAGGTACGAAAGAAATTCCTCTGCAGCTTCTTTTTTCCTGCAGCTTGAACAGATTCCAAAGGACCAGGTCACGTTCCATGCCGTGGAAAAAGTGGAAAATCCCAGATCCTCTGGTTCCAGACAGCCTTCCTTAAACACTTCACCCATCTGACCGCTCCAGGTAACTGCCATAGCTGCTCTTTTTTGGCGGATAGCCTCTGCAATTTCCCCATTGCCGAATCTATCCGTACCGCCAACTGCACAGGATCTCAGTTCCGCATAGGATTTCAGACCCTTTACCGCATCTTCCTTTCC encodes the following:
- a CDS encoding iron-containing alcohol dehydrogenase codes for the protein MALERINAVGTSFFGRGSIGLLPDELKKRGFKRGLIVTDPFLYKNGTGDKVGACLLKAGMEYAIYYLVEPNPTTMVVGDCLEAAKALEVDLLVAVGGGSAIDTAKAVSIVMTNGGKVEDYEGVERSLNPGMPIVAVNTTAGTGSEVTSFYIVTDPVRHSKMCMVDPNCMVTIAVNDVDLMMSMPKALTASTGMDAMTHAVEAAVAKRATPYTDKDALWAMGVIGTYLPEAVADGSNEKAREMMAYAEYSAGMAFSNAGLGMVHAMAHSLGGLMNLPHGICNAVLLPFVMEFNGSRPEAAERYKKVAEGLKLPGASAMTGEQAVKETVACIRRLSREVGITQNLKELKVNPEDFKALAEIALKDSCMEDNPFRPTLQQVIEVYRNAYG
- a CDS encoding CoA-transferase subunit beta, with the translated sequence MMEEKNRVCDIMVCAMARLIPDGSKVFHGVSSHMPMIALLLAKALHAPGAVHLNIPGGTDPDPVRLKKYTSAGPELLERSTSYFPLMEVFDLAMRGGLDVAFLSGIQFDSHGNVNASVIGDYKKPKVRMPGGAGSAVLIPTAKRAILWRTKHDKRTFVNQVDFVTTRGNVERIITPLCIFKMEHGEMVLETIHPTSSLEEVQENTGFPIKYSHIAYTPLPTKEELSALKRIDPGDFRNIEF
- a CDS encoding CoA transferase subunit A, whose amino-acid sequence is MSKIMTLQEAAARIYDGDILGLGGNVLHRAPMAMVRELVRQKKRDLKLVKTAGAMDVDMLCFGGCVSSVDAGFISYESEYSLAGHYRRAVESGAVKGNEHACYTVISALRAASYGVGFMPVKGLVISDLIDANDYFIRVEDPFTKEPVTVVKAIRPEVAVIHVQEADEEGNARITGPLFEDVLFSRAAKRVILTAENIVHGSAFTGSSKKADIPHFLVEAVVRVPKGAAPCSCPGSYDIDGKNLKEFKGLKDLDGLNVYLKAFEKSDYKG
- a CDS encoding CoA-disulfide reductase codes for the protein MKIIIIGGVAAGMSAASKIRRVDPDAKVTVYEKGGFLSYGACGLPYYVGDYNDDYRKMIARSRETFTKMGIETFLRHEVQSVDVERKEVLVKNLENGQEFTDSYDKLMIAVGASAVVPPFPGKELMGVHVLKSMEDGIFLKEYAKMPEVQNIVIVGGGYIGVECAEAFLNLGKNVRMLEAAPRILMPFDEQIAALAHEELVKSGVLLNTGEKVEGFYGDGLYVKGVKTDKGTYDADLVIVAVGVRPCTEFLKNTGITMGKNGGLIVDQEMRTSIPDVYAAGDCILVYNEVLEEDSFLALGTVANKCGRIAGANLAGGHEAFIGALGSAAIKVCGLELGRTGMGEGDAIRLTKDYKTLVIQANDHPAYYPDPTPITIKLIYEKGTKRLLGAQTCGQKGAVLRADVFAVAIHCRMTTAELGMTDLIYAPPFSGVWDAIQIACNAAK
- a CDS encoding extracellular solute-binding protein; translation: MEQETLKILAVADPAVEGYLDKELGIIDGYGGNVDFHIVPWADYYPMMMKAFAGEADYDIVMVAGHLWLRDFVENGYLSELALEEEDILPVIAEEMKYKGKTYLSPSFCDGHMIVYRKSLLEQVLGKELGSVITPQEYIETAKAYKAACGERAVAMKADKSEIFTDALPFLRMYGGDAYDPDGSAACGKEDAVKGLKSYAELRSCAVGGTDRFGNGEIAEAIRQKRAAMAVTWSGQMGEVFKEGCLEPEDLGFSTFSTAWNVTWSFGICSSCRKKEAAEEFLSYLRSPEVDQKVGRKSGAPVRRGSYLKGAGDCPWFPVQQKMIELARPLPDLSKAGEKNGVLYEKIFEAFSGKKTAEEAMKEAGHKINSMTER